CATCTTTTACTAGAAGGAAGATGTAATGTTGTTTACAACTCATTTTGAAAATTTCTTGCTACTTGATACGCTCCAGCATTTTTCAGTCTAAGAAATGTTTCTCTCCAAAAGCTTTCCGATGGATATAGATTGTTTTAAATCCTGTCTTAATGACTTCTTCTTTAACAAGTTCTTGTAAAACCACAGTTACAGCTTCTCTGGTTGCACCAACTAAATTGGCGATTTCTTGATGCGAAAGAGGAAAATCTATTTTGTAATACTCATTATCACCCGTAAGTCCAAACTGATCAGATAGTTTAATAAGCGCATATAAAACTTTGTCATGTAGTTTCCCAAGAGCTAGATTTTGCGTTAACTGACTCATACCGATAACTCGATTACTAAGTACTTTTAACAATGTCATCATAAATTGAGGCCGCTGAATTAAAAAATTTTCAAATCTTTCCTTATTCATCAAACATATATGGCTTTCCTCTATCGTTTCAATAAAATTCTCTCGGGTACCAAATGATATGATATCCATTTCCCCAAATACATTACCTTCGTTGAGTATATCCGAAGTAAATTGCTTACCTTGAGCATTTACCTTATACAGGCGCAACTTCCCCTTTTTAACAAAGTAAAGCCCCTCCGAAAAAGTTTCTGGTGTTTGAATAAAAGTGTTTTTCGGAAAAGTCGTTATTAATGTTAATTGTTCCATTTCTATTAAATCTTCCATCGAGAGCGAATTAAGCAGATTAAATTGCGATAAGTATTGAATGTTATCCATTTTTCCTCCTTATAATTGCATGGGCTCTACAAGACTATAACACATGAAATCAATCGACAATCGTGACAGTACTCAGCTTAAGCAGAACTGTAAAAAAAAACGCAGTCTACAAAATGTAGACTACGCCTAATCAAGATCAACAAAATTTTAAAAGTATATCATTTTCGATGTTCCGCTTTAAGAACCAAGGAGCAAACGCACTCCACTTGGGCAGTTTGTGCGAACATGTCAACGGGCTGAATATATTCCACATCATAAAGTTTTGATAATTCCTGTAAATCTTTAGCCAGTGTAGAGGGGTTACAAGAAGTATAGACAAAACGTTTTGGCTTTAGTTTTAGAACAGTGCGAATAAATTCTGGAGCAAGGCCTGTGCGCGGCGGATCGACAGTAATCACATCCGGCGTAAAGCCTTCTTTGCGCCATTTCGCTAAAACACTTTCGGCAGTGCCCACCGCGTATTTCGTATGTTTAAAACCATGCTTGCGTGCATTAGTTCGAGCATCTTGAATGCTTTCTGGAATAACATCCATACCACGAACTTCTTTTGCTTGATCAGCTAGCCATAAACCAATTGTTCCTACACCACAGTAAGCATCAACAACCGTTTCTTTACCTGTTAATGCCGCTGCTTTTTTAATTTCATTGTATAAATGTACGGTTTGTGTTGGATTCAATTGAAAGAACGCGCGAGCCGAAAGGTCAAATGCTAATTCCCCAAGTTCCTCATGAATTGTTTCCTTGCCGTCTAGTACAATCGTTTCATCACCGAAAATTAGTGAAGTTTTTTCACGATTAATATTTTGTGCAATTGATACAATACTTGGGTCGATTTTTTTAATGCGTGTTATAAGCTCAGCAAGGTGGGGAATTTCTTTGCGTGTCGTTACAAGCACGACTTGCGTTTCACCTGTACGAATCCCCGTACGTACAACAATCGTACGCACTAAACCATCGAGCGTACGACCATCGTAAATTGTAATATTTAATTTTTGTAAAATTTTACGTGTTGCTACTGTAATTTTCGATGTGATTGGATGTTGTACAAGACAATCATTAATATTCAGTAGCTTGTTGCTGCCTTCAGTAAAAAGACCTGCATAAACACGTTTTCCTTCTTTGCGTACTTGGAACTGGCTTTTATTGCGATAATGCCATGGGTTATCCATACCCAGTGTATGGCGAACTTCTACAGATGCAGCTAACGGCTTAGCATAGCGTTCTAAAGCTTGCATCACAATATCGCGTTTTT
This genomic interval from Lysinibacillus sphaericus contains the following:
- a CDS encoding Crp/Fnr family transcriptional regulator, which translates into the protein MDNIQYLSQFNLLNSLSMEDLIEMEQLTLITTFPKNTFIQTPETFSEGLYFVKKGKLRLYKVNAQGKQFTSDILNEGNVFGEMDIISFGTRENFIETIEESHICLMNKERFENFLIQRPQFMMTLLKVLSNRVIGMSQLTQNLALGKLHDKVLYALIKLSDQFGLTGDNEYYKIDFPLSHQEIANLVGATREAVTVVLQELVKEEVIKTGFKTIYIHRKAFGEKHFLD
- the rlmD gene encoding 23S rRNA (uracil(1939)-C(5))-methyltransferase RlmD codes for the protein MTQQTTMEVGQKFPLTIKRLGINGEGVGFYKRNVVFVKGAIPGEEITAQVTKTQRNFAEADILAIRKASPYRQEAPCPVYNECGGCQLQHMTYEKQLLEKRDIVMQALERYAKPLAASVEVRHTLGMDNPWHYRNKSQFQVRKEGKRVYAGLFTEGSNKLLNINDCLVQHPITSKITVATRKILQKLNITIYDGRTLDGLVRTIVVRTGIRTGETQVVLVTTRKEIPHLAELITRIKKIDPSIVSIAQNINREKTSLIFGDETIVLDGKETIHEELGELAFDLSARAFFQLNPTQTVHLYNEIKKAAALTGKETVVDAYCGVGTIGLWLADQAKEVRGMDVIPESIQDARTNARKHGFKHTKYAVGTAESVLAKWRKEGFTPDVITVDPPRTGLAPEFIRTVLKLKPKRFVYTSCNPSTLAKDLQELSKLYDVEYIQPVDMFAQTAQVECVCSLVLKAEHRK